From the Cryptomeria japonica chromosome 2, Sugi_1.0, whole genome shotgun sequence genome, one window contains:
- the LOC131859673 gene encoding WUSCHEL-related homeobox 7-like, translated as MDSGSAADSRLTRSTSVIESTGMRSVSSRWKPTESQKRILESFFANGTRKPSVEQVNRITAELQLHGPVEVKNVFFWFQNAAAREKRKRERPETSSLKWPAVFKPRNWTSLFRSKRSSENKSSGQEEEEEEEVDSGARRNSSVEPFDIRTLKLFPLRPDN; from the exons ATGGATAGCGGATCCGCTGCAG ATTCCAGGCTCACCAGATCTACCAGTGTTATTGAGAGCACAGGCATGAGGAGTGTTTCCAGTAGATGGAAGCCAACAGAAAGCCAAAAAAGAATACTGGAGTCCTTTTTCGCAAATGGAACTAGAAAGCCTTCTGTGGAGCAAGTAAACCGCATTACTGCAGAGCTGCAGCTCCATGGACCAGTTGAAGTCAAAAACGTCTTCTTCTGGTTTCAGAATGCCGCTGCCAGAGAGAAACGGAAGAGAGAAAGACCAGAAACATCAT CCTTAAAATGGCCCGCAGTTTTTAAGCCGCGCAACTGGACTTCTTTATTTCGTTCGAAGAGGTCATCTGAGAATAAGAGCTCTGGACAA gaagaggaggaagaagaggaagtggATAGCGGAGCTCGTAGGAATTCATCGGTAGAGCCCTTTGATATAAGAACATTGAAATTATTTCCCTTGCGTCCTGATAATTGA